GAATTCTGAAAATACCTTCATTAACCGCGTATCCGTTGACCAAGCCCGGCGTGCCTTTGGGCGAAAAATTTTGCCCGTGAGGATCGCGAACCGTGACGAGATCGGTGGCCTCGTCGTAACCGAGAACGGCGTAGGCGTGATTGGCGGCGAGCGAGGGAACCTTGACGGTCTTCGACGAAGTGCCCGCGGTCATGAGACGCTTTTCACGAGAGGCGGAGCGAAGGAGTTCGCGGAGTTCACCGAGCTTGCGTTCCGCTTCGACGGGCGGGGTGGTGGCGGACTCGAGCCATGGTTTGCAGGAGAAGCGCCGGATGGACCGGCCGGTGAGCACGCTGAGCATGGTGCCGGCGGAACCTCCACGCGTCGCGTTGGCGTAGGGAGTGGCGGGTGACGCGACGGGCTTGGAATCGAGGCGGAGTTTGCCGACGGCTTTTTCGTAGGTGGCGGCCCAGAGACCGTTGCCGCCGGTGTCGGTGCCGAGAGCGATTTCGCCATCGGTGAGAGCAACGATCTCAACCGGGTTGTCCTGTCCGAACGTCACCGTGATGCGCGATCCGTCCGGCGAGGATTTAAAAAGCGCGGGGATGGCGGAAGGGTCGGAGTAGGCGAGCGCGGTGAGAGGCGCGAGGCAGAAGCAAGTGCCGAGGCGTCCCTGGCGAAAACGATCGAGGCGGGGTTCGCCCACAAAAAGAGCGCGGGGCCGTGCATTGATTTTTCCAAGGGCGGAATCGTAGTAACGCTCCAGGTTGGATGTCGTGGAGCGGACCGGATCGGGAGATTCCTCGGCATCGCGGGAGTCGGTAATTTTCAACGTGCTCGCGAGCCGTGGAATGTTGTCGCGGGTGAAGGCGTCGATGGGTTGCTTTTTATTACGCGCGGCCCGGGCCAGCGCGGCGGCTGCGGCGGCGGCTTCGCCTTTGACGGAAGGCGAGGCGACGGCAGTGTCCAACTCGGCAGTGGTCAGCGCGCCGTCATGGTCGGCGTCCCACGCGTCGAAGCCTGCGAGCGCAGACTCGACGAACGTCGGCGCGGTCTTGGCGAAGACGGAGCCCGATATCGTCAGCAGCAGCAGCAGGATCAGAAAATGAGGTTTCATGACGATGTAGTCGCCGGCGGATACGGATTGCGCCTGAATCCCGACGAGGCTCAGGCGCAGGGAATAAGGGAGACGGTTATTGGGCGGGCGATCCGGCGGCCCAGAGCAGGGCGCGCGGGATCATGTTTTCCAAGCCGGGGGTGTTTTCGGGGTGGGGGCTGGAGATGAAGACACGACCCTTGCCGAATGTGCTGATGGCCTGGGCGGGGCTGCCGACCTGGATGCCGGCGGGCGTGTCGTTTTCGGCGACCTCGGTCAGGAAGGTGGCCACCGTGGTGTAGCTGGGGAGGTCCTCGCGACCGGCGGGCTTGATGATGGGGCCGTTGTTGTAGCGGATCTTGAACGTGTTTTCAACGGGGCCGAACAAGGTGCGTCCATCGTCGGACATGCGCAGGTCGAGGAATCCGCGCCCGCGTCGCCATTTTCCGGATACGGTGCGGGCATTAACGATGCCGAGGCTCCAGTCGAAGTTGGTGCAGGCGAGGTAGGCGCCGGCGCAGACGCCGACATAACCGCCGCCGTTGCGGACGAATTCGCGGACTTTTTCACGTCCGACCGGGCCAATGGAATTACCCTGCTTGGAGCCGCTGCCTCCTGAAAAAACGATGACATCAAAGCGCGCGCCCAGATCTGCGGTGCTCACCTCATCGGGAGCGAGCCGGGTGACCTTGGCTCCTGGAATCTGATGCGCCCGCTCCTCGACGTTCTGAATGCCGGAATCGCCTGAGCCGGTGCCGTCGTAGATGGCGACACGGAGTGGACGGGTTTTCTCCGGAGCGGCGACGATGGTTTTGAAACCGTTTACGTCGGGCGGAATCACCGCTGACTTGCTGGAAGGCGGACTGTCGTCTTGAGCCAGCAGCGAGGGTGGGGACATGACTGCCGTTGCAAGGATGGTCGCAACGAACAGGCCTGCTCGGGAAGAGCAGCCGGAAAACATCGGGAGGAAAGGCTTCATATGAATGTGGAGAATGAGGGTTGTTGCTAGAACAGCAGCCGGACGGCCGATTGCATGGCGTGGAACTACGCCCTGTAATCGGCGAGACGGATGAGGGACGTGTGGACCTAGTTGCGTGCGCTTGGCGTGGGCCCACTATATCTGCAAACTCAGGGAGGCGGCAGGGGTGAGTTCTCCGCCGGGGTGCGGCGTAAGGTTACGCCATTGATCGGGGCGGGGTTGCTTTCGGTCTTGTGCGGGAACTGGCACGCCAAATGATGATCTGCACTGCTGCATGCCTTCCCGTGCCAAAAAAATCGCCCGCGCCTGGTTGGAATCACCGACGCAGGGTGTCATCGAACTCACCCATGACTGGCGCGCCCGCCACCTGCCTCCACTGACGTTGAGCGGCGGGGTTCATTTTGCCGCGTTGCATCGCGTGCCTGATTACACGTTTGGTTGCGAAAGCACCTACTTCGTTAATCGAAAGGACGTGATCTGGTTTTTCATTCGCCTGGACCAGCATCCGGAATTATTGGCGACCGGGGAACGGGTATATCTCGCGGGTGATTTTAACGGCTGGCACGACGGCATTTCAGGCGACGAATGGTTGCTGAAACCAGGCACGATGGATGGTAGTGCCGCGCTCATCTGGTCGGGAAGTTCGGACCGTTTTAATTCGTTCCCGCATCAACGTTATAAATTCGTGACGGACACGGGCCGGTGGCTTCCGGCCGTGGCTACCGCGCCCAATGCGGTGCGCGATAATCAGGGCAACGTGAACTACTCCATCGATCCGGAGCGCACGGGGCAGCACTTGTTCAAGTTTGAACTCTCCAAGCCGCTGAACCTTTCGGAGTCGTGGTCGGTGGTCTGGCCGGCGAGCGAGGAGGTCCAGTCGGTGCCGCTCATGCCGGGCGATTTTTTCTATCAGCTGGGGACGGATCTGCCGATGGGCGCGAGAGTGCAGGGGGGCGAAACGGTTTTCCGGTTGTTCGCGCCGCGGGCCAAATCAGTCGAATTGTGCGTGTGTGCGCAGCTGGCCGATCAGGACAACCCGCACCGCTATCCGTTGAAAAGCACGGGCGAGTCCGGTGATCCGGATGCCGGCGTGTGGGAAGTGGTGCTCGAGCAAAACCTGCACGGCTGGCTCTACTGGTATCATGTCGATGGTCCGCGTGACGCTTTCGGGTTGTTTGACCCGACGCATCGCGTGCTGGACCCTTACGCACTGGCAACGGTGACGCAGATCGGGCCGGCCATCGTGCTCGACTCCGCCTGGATGGGGCAGGCTGATCGTAGTTTTAAAACGCCCGCCTGGCAGGATCTGGTGATCGCCGAGGCGCATGTGCGCGATCTCGTGGCGCGGGCTCCGGTCGCGTTGGGCGCCGAGGAACGGCGCGGGTTCTCGGGGTTGCGCAAGTGGGTCGAGCATCCGGATTTTTATTTGCATCGTCTTGGTGTGAACTGCGTCGAGCTCCAGCCCATTCAGGAGAACGACGCAAAGACGCCCGATGAGTATCATTGGGGCTACATGACGAATAACTTCTTCGCGCCCCACAGCGGTTATTCGGTCGATCCGGAAAAGGCCAGTGGGGTAAAGGAATTCCAGGAGTTGGTGGCGGCGTTTCACGCGCGCGGCATCGCGGTGGTTCTGGATGTGGTTTACAACCATGTCGGTGAACCGGCGCACCTGATGTTTGTGGACCGGCTTTATTACTTCGAACAGGACGGCACGGGGCAGTTGTCCAACTGGAGCGGCTGCGGCAACGACCTGCGGTGCGGTGCTGCCATGACGACGCGGCTCATCATCGACAGCTGCCGCCATCTGATCGAAACGTATGGCATCGATGGATTTCGTTTCGACTTGGCGGATCTCGTGAGTGCGCCGGTGCTCAAGCAAGTCGAGATGGCGCTCAAGCGCGTGAAGCCGGATGTGATTCTCATCGCCGAGCCGTGGAGTTTTCGCGGACACATCGCGGGCGAACTGCGCGACACCGGCTGGGCGTCATGGAACGATGGATACCGGAATTTTGTGCGCGACTACGTGCGTGGCGGCGGCACCCGCGAAGGCTTTGAATATGCCTTGAAGGGATCGCCATGGTATTACGCCAAGTGGCCGGCGCAGACGGTCAATTACACCGAGTCGCACGACGACAAAACGTGGATCGACAACATTACCGAGAATTCCAACGGCAACGGCGACACGCCCACCGCCAATGATCGCCGTCGCACGCATTTGATGGCCGCCACGCTGTTCATGTCGGTCGGAATTCCGATGCTATCGTCGGGGCAGGATTTTATCCGCTCCAAGCAGGGCATCCATAATACCTACCAGATGGGCGAGGTGAACGCCCTCGATTACCGGCGGATTTACCGGTTTCCCTCCACGCACACGTATTTCGCCGACTGGATCGCGTTCCGCCGCTCGGATGCCGGGCGGCTCGTCCGCCATTTTTCACGGGCGAGTGAGTTGTTCTTCCAGTTTTATTGGGCCTACGACACGGCTGCAGCCGCGGTGATTTACAATGCGGATCTATCCCAAGGTCCAACCCAGCTGTTGTTTACGATTAATAACACGCTTAACGACGTGACGATCCACCTCGGCGAAAACGTGCCTCTGTCGGGCTGGCGGCAATTGGCGGATCACGAGCGTTTTTTCCGGGGAATCCATCGCGATACACTGGTGCAAGCGGTGACGTCGGAGCTCTTCGTGCCGGCCTTGGGCTGCGGTTTGTGGGTGCGTGAGACCATGTAGACCCGGTCGACTCGCAATAAACGCAGGGGATTTGCCCGCAGATGCACAGCCAAAACCCTTGCCAAGCCCATTGCCGCCACCTTCCATAGTCATCCCGTGTCTGCATGGCACGGTTAACCTGTAACAGTAATCAACTCATAGAAACGGATCCCTCCCATGGCAGTAAAAGTCGCAATCAACGGTTTTGGTCGTATCGGTCGTCTCGTGTTCCGCGCCCTTGTTGAACAAGGTCTGCTCGGCACCACCCTCGACGTCGTCGCTGTCGGTGACATCGTCCCGGCTGACAACCTCGCCTACCTCGTCAAATACGACTCTACCCAGGGCAAGTTCCAGGGCACCGTTTCGTCCAAGAAATCTTCCCCCGACAAGGCCGAAGACGACGTGCTCGTGATCAACGGCAAGGAGATCCTCGTGGTTTCCGCCCGCACCCCGGCCGAGCTTCCCTGGAAGGCTCTCGGCGTCGATCTCGTCATCGAGTCCACCGGTCTCTTCACCGAGGCTGACAAGGCCAAGGGCCACATCACCGCCGGCGCCAAGAAGGTCATCATCTCCGCTCCTGCGAAGGGCGAAGACATCACCGTCGTCATGGGCGTCAACGACGACAAGCTCGACCTCGCGGTCCACAACATCATCTCCAACGCCTCCTGCACCACGAACTGCCTCGCGCCGCTCGTTCACGTGCTCCTCAAGGAAGGCTTCGGCCTCGAGGAAGGTCTGATGACCACGATCCACTCCTACACCGCCACGCAGAAGACTGTGGACGGCCCGTCGAAGAAGGATTGGAAGGGTGGCCGTTCCGCCGCCATCAACATCATCCCCTCCAGCACCGGTGCCGCCAAGGCAACCGCGCTCGTTCTCCCCGAGACCAAGGGCAAGCTGACCGGTATGTCCTTCCGCGTTCCGACGCCCACCGTCTCGGTGGTCGATCTGACCTTCCGTTCCACCAAGGAAACCTCCCTCAAGGAAATCAACGCCGCCATCAAGAACGCGTCCGAGACCTACCTGAAGGGCATCCTCGGTTACACCAACGACGAGGTCGTCTCCTCCGACTTCATCCACGACAAGCAGTCCTCGATCTACGACGCCGGCTCCTCCATCGAGCTGAACTCGAAGTTCTTCAAGCTCGTGTCCTGGTATGACAACGAGTGGGGCTATTCCAACCGCGTCGTCGACCTCACCAAGGTCATCGCTTCCAAGCTCTAATCGTTCAACTCCCGAACTATCTTAACCACGGATAGCACGGATTTACACGGATGAGGTTTCATCCATCCGTGTTCATCCGTGTAATCCGTGGTTAATTTTTTCCCTCTATCATCATGGCCAAATTCAAAACCATCCGCGACCTCGACCTCGCCGGCAAACGCGTGTTCATTCGCGTCGATTTCAACGTCCCCCAGGACAAGAAGACCGGTGCCATCACCAACAACGCCCGCATCGTCGCCGCGCTGCCCACGATCCAATACGCCCTCGATAAAGGCGCGTCCGTCGTCCTCGCCAGCCACCTCGGCCGTCCGGATGGCCAGGTGATCGAGAAGTTCTCCCTCAAGCCCATCGCCGCCGAACTCGAAAAAGTTCTCGGCAAGCCCGTGGTCTTCGCCGCCGATTGCGTGGGTCCCGTCGCTGAAGCCGCTGCCGCCGCGCTCAAGCCCGGTGAGGTTCTCCTCCTTGAAAACCTCCGCTTCCACATCGAGGAAGAGGGCAAGGTCAAGAACGAGGACGGCACCTCCACCAAGGCCGATCCGGCCAAGGTCACCGAGTTCCGCGCCGGTCTCTCCAAGCTCGCCGATGTTTACGTCAACGACGCCTTCGGCACCGCCCACCGCGCCCACAGCTCCATGGTTGGCGTGACCCTGCCGATCAAAGCCGCCGGTTTCCTCATGGAGGCCGAGCTCAAGGCTTTCGCGAAGGTCCTCGAGACCCCCGATCGCCCGCTACTCGCCATCCTCGGCGGCGCCAAGATCGCGGACAAAATCCCGCTCATCAAAAACCTCATCGATAAAGCCGACAAAATCATCATCGGCGGCGGCATGGCCTACACCTTCCACAAGGTTCTCCGTGGCACGCCAATCGGCGCCAGCCTCTACGATCCCGAGGGTGCCAAGATTGTCGAAGAGCTCGTCGCCAAGGCTTTTGCCCGCAACGTCGAGCTGATCTTCCCGATCGACTTCATCTGCGGCGACAAATTCGCACCGGACGCCAACACCCAGCCCGCTGATCTCGCCACCGGTATCCCCGATGGTTGGGAAGGCATGGACGCCGGCCCGAAGTCCATCGAGCTCTACCGCAACGCCATCCTGTCCTCCAAGACGATCATCTGGAACGGACCTGCCGGCGTGTTCGAGTTCGACAAGTTCGCCGGTGCGACCAAGGCCATGGCCGATGCCATCGCCGAGGCGACCGCCAACGGCGCGACCACGATTGTCGGCGGCGGCGACACCGCCACGGCCGCCAAGAAATTCGGCGTCGCCAAGAAAGTCACCCACTGCTCCACCGGCGGCGGCGCTTCCCTCGA
The sequence above is a segment of the Rariglobus hedericola genome. Coding sequences within it:
- a CDS encoding alpha-amylase family glycosyl hydrolase encodes the protein MPSRAKKIARAWLESPTQGVIELTHDWRARHLPPLTLSGGVHFAALHRVPDYTFGCESTYFVNRKDVIWFFIRLDQHPELLATGERVYLAGDFNGWHDGISGDEWLLKPGTMDGSAALIWSGSSDRFNSFPHQRYKFVTDTGRWLPAVATAPNAVRDNQGNVNYSIDPERTGQHLFKFELSKPLNLSESWSVVWPASEEVQSVPLMPGDFFYQLGTDLPMGARVQGGETVFRLFAPRAKSVELCVCAQLADQDNPHRYPLKSTGESGDPDAGVWEVVLEQNLHGWLYWYHVDGPRDAFGLFDPTHRVLDPYALATVTQIGPAIVLDSAWMGQADRSFKTPAWQDLVIAEAHVRDLVARAPVALGAEERRGFSGLRKWVEHPDFYLHRLGVNCVELQPIQENDAKTPDEYHWGYMTNNFFAPHSGYSVDPEKASGVKEFQELVAAFHARGIAVVLDVVYNHVGEPAHLMFVDRLYYFEQDGTGQLSNWSGCGNDLRCGAAMTTRLIIDSCRHLIETYGIDGFRFDLADLVSAPVLKQVEMALKRVKPDVILIAEPWSFRGHIAGELRDTGWASWNDGYRNFVRDYVRGGGTREGFEYALKGSPWYYAKWPAQTVNYTESHDDKTWIDNITENSNGNGDTPTANDRRRTHLMAATLFMSVGIPMLSSGQDFIRSKQGIHNTYQMGEVNALDYRRIYRFPSTHTYFADWIAFRRSDAGRLVRHFSRASELFFQFYWAYDTAAAAVIYNADLSQGPTQLLFTINNTLNDVTIHLGENVPLSGWRQLADHERFFRGIHRDTLVQAVTSELFVPALGCGLWVRETM
- the gap gene encoding type I glyceraldehyde-3-phosphate dehydrogenase, giving the protein MAVKVAINGFGRIGRLVFRALVEQGLLGTTLDVVAVGDIVPADNLAYLVKYDSTQGKFQGTVSSKKSSPDKAEDDVLVINGKEILVVSARTPAELPWKALGVDLVIESTGLFTEADKAKGHITAGAKKVIISAPAKGEDITVVMGVNDDKLDLAVHNIISNASCTTNCLAPLVHVLLKEGFGLEEGLMTTIHSYTATQKTVDGPSKKDWKGGRSAAINIIPSSTGAAKATALVLPETKGKLTGMSFRVPTPTVSVVDLTFRSTKETSLKEINAAIKNASETYLKGILGYTNDEVVSSDFIHDKQSSIYDAGSSIELNSKFFKLVSWYDNEWGYSNRVVDLTKVIASKL
- a CDS encoding C2 family cysteine protease, whose amino-acid sequence is MKPHFLILLLLLTISGSVFAKTAPTFVESALAGFDAWDADHDGALTTAELDTAVASPSVKGEAAAAAAALARAARNKKQPIDAFTRDNIPRLASTLKITDSRDAEESPDPVRSTTSNLERYYDSALGKINARPRALFVGEPRLDRFRQGRLGTCFCLAPLTALAYSDPSAIPALFKSSPDGSRITVTFGQDNPVEIVALTDGEIALGTDTGGNGLWAATYEKAVGKLRLDSKPVASPATPYANATRGGSAGTMLSVLTGRSIRRFSCKPWLESATTPPVEAERKLGELRELLRSASREKRLMTAGTSSKTVKVPSLAANHAYAVLGYDEATDLVTVRDPHGQNFSPKGTPGLVNGYAVNEGIFRIPVPEIVRLMSGFAFALNTPEHIKGYPSADPAIAVPTS
- the pgk gene encoding phosphoglycerate kinase, translated to MAKFKTIRDLDLAGKRVFIRVDFNVPQDKKTGAITNNARIVAALPTIQYALDKGASVVLASHLGRPDGQVIEKFSLKPIAAELEKVLGKPVVFAADCVGPVAEAAAAALKPGEVLLLENLRFHIEEEGKVKNEDGTSTKADPAKVTEFRAGLSKLADVYVNDAFGTAHRAHSSMVGVTLPIKAAGFLMEAELKAFAKVLETPDRPLLAILGGAKIADKIPLIKNLIDKADKIIIGGGMAYTFHKVLRGTPIGASLYDPEGAKIVEELVAKAFARNVELIFPIDFICGDKFAPDANTQPADLATGIPDGWEGMDAGPKSIELYRNAILSSKTIIWNGPAGVFEFDKFAGATKAMADAIAEATANGATTIVGGGDTATAAKKFGVAKKVTHCSTGGGASLEYLEGKALPGVVFLEN
- a CDS encoding BPL-N domain-containing protein: MSPPSLLAQDDSPPSSKSAVIPPDVNGFKTIVAAPEKTRPLRVAIYDGTGSGDSGIQNVEERAHQIPGAKVTRLAPDEVSTADLGARFDVIVFSGGSGSKQGNSIGPVGREKVREFVRNGGGYVGVCAGAYLACTNFDWSLGIVNARTVSGKWRRGRGFLDLRMSDDGRTLFGPVENTFKIRYNNGPIIKPAGREDLPSYTTVATFLTEVAENDTPAGIQVGSPAQAISTFGKGRVFISSPHPENTPGLENMIPRALLWAAGSPAQ